In Actinotignum schaalii, the sequence GAACGAGGATGTCACACAAGAACTTAAGCAGCAGCCCACAGACACCACGCAAGCACCCGCCGATTCTGCGCAGGCACCCGCAGATCCCGCGAATGCACCCAAGAACCGTGAAAAATCCGCCGAGAGGGCGTACCGCTACCGCAAGGGCGCCACTTTACTCATCGTGGTCGTTGCCGGGCTAGCGGCGGGGATACTTCTGTTCTGGGCCACCGGTGATCCGAAAGTGGAGATGTGGATGTTCTGGACTTCCACCCTCGTGTACCTGGCGGCGAGCGCGCTTCTCACCAAGGCCGCGGCAGCGCTACGCCGGACGCGTGGCGTGCGGAGTCCGTGGGGCTATGCCTTGGATATCATCTACGGCGCTTTCTTCGGCATCTCTTTCATCATCGCAACCGAGCTACCCCGCATCACGCTCTTCGGTGGCTTCAACTGGTACTCCGCCCTGGCCTGGCTCTGGATCCTCGCCTTCGCGGTCTTCTTCACCGCCTACCTAGACCAGCGGCATCCTCAAGAGTAAAAAGCCCTGATCGAACAGTCCACAGACCCCTCTTCATATAGAAGGCACCACTCCAAATACCGTCAGTCGAAACAGCACCCATTCCACGCACTTCTCGATAGCTACTTCGAGGGAGATCACACCCTCTACCGTTTGGTAGTATCGTCAGTGTGGCTGATAATTTGATTCCTCTAGAAGCGATACCTGAACATTCCAGCCAGGCGCGCCCGTTACTCAAATGGGCTGGGGGAAAAACTCAGCTACTTCCGGAGCTGCTGGAACGAATGCCGACAGACTACGGTAAGTATATCGAACCGTTTTTTGGTGGCGGAGCACTCTTTTTCGCCTCACGACCCCAAAGAGCCATAATCGGAGACATAAATCCGGAGTTAATCAACCTGTACAACGCAGTTAAGGATGACGTACATTCCGTAATAGAAGCTTTAAAGCTTCATCGTAACGATGAGGACTATTTTTATACTGTTCGTGCGCAAAACTGGGAGGAACTACCCTCGACAGTTGCGGCAGCACGGACAATTTTCCTCAATCGTACATGTTTTAATGGATTGTACCGGGTCAATCGTTCTGGACAGTTCAATGTACCTTACGGCCGGTACAAAAACCCTAAGATCGTTGATGAACATAACCTTTACGAAGTATCATCCGCACTGCAGGGCGCTGAAATAATTCAAGGTACCTACGAAGATATACTTCAGGCGAACGCCGAGCCAGGCGATTTCGTCTTCCTCGATCCTCCATACTTACCGACAAGTAAGTATTCCGACTTTAAGCGCTACACCAAAGAGCAGTTTTACGAGGAAGATCATCTCCAGCTAGCCCAGGAGATTAAGCGCCTACACGAACTCGGATGTTTCGTAATTTTAACAAATTCCAACCATCCGCTTGTTCACCAACTATTCGACGGTTTCCACATTGACGTAGTTCAAACAAAGCGGTCGATTAGTGCAAAAGCCTCCAGCAGGTATGGAGAGGATGTCATTGTAACAATCCCTCCGAAACGTAAAGTGAATCTAGAAGCCTGCCGTGAACCCCTCGATAAACAAACACTCGCCTTCCCATCAACTCGATACATGGGATCCAAAAAGAAATTACTGTCGGATATCTGGGCTGTAGCCGAGCAGTTTGACTACGAAAACGTTGTAGATCTATTTTCCGGTTCCGGAGTGGTTTCGTACATGTTCAAAGCGAAAGGAAAGAGCGTTCTCGCCAACGACTACATGGCCTTTAGTGCAAATTCGGCTAAGGCACTCATTGAGAACTCGGAAGTTATTCTACCTTTAGACAAAGCATGCCGCCTCGTTGAGACCGATTTTAAAACTGATGGGTTCGTCTCCGAGACTTTCCACGACTTATACTACTCAGACGAAGATAACGCTTTCATCGATTCTATGAGGGCGGGCATTAAAACGATCAAGAATCCATACGAACGTTCAATCGCAATGGCGGCGCTAATACGAGCGTGTCTAAAAAAACGCCCGCGCGGAATTTTCACTTATGTCGGAATGCGCTACGATGACGGCAGAAAAGATTTACAGATGTCTTTTCAAGAACATTTCCTCAGAGCTGTCCAAGAAATAAATAGTGCAATTTTCGATAACGGCAAGCAATCGCTTTCGAGGAGAGGGGACGCGATGACTGTGCGTGCCGTACCGAACTCTCTCACCTACATCGACCCGCCGTACTATTCCCTCCGCTCAGACAACGAGTACGTGCGCCGTTACCACTTTGTTGAGGGACTTGCGCGCGACTGGAAGGGAGTCGAAATTCAAGAATCCACTCAAACAAAGAAATTCAAGTCCTATCCGACTCCATTTGCATCTCGCAAAGGCGCCTACGACGCTTTTGACCGTTTATTCCATCAGCATCGGAACTCGATTCTACTCGTTTCATACTCCTCCAACTCATTGCCGACCCTTGATGAGATGGTCGAAATTATGAGCAAACATAAGCGAAACGTGGAAGTGCTTCCGATCAACTACAAATACTCTTTCGGAAATCAACACGCTCGAGTGGGTAACAATAGAAATTCAGTCCAAGAATACCTTTTTGTCGGATATTAAAATGAATCATGAGATCGACTTCAGCTTACGGCCTTGGCACCTAGCCAACACGACCTTGCGAAATCCTTTGCGGCTCAGAAATGCTTTACAAGCCCTCGTCGATGCCGGTTTCGAAGGCCGCATGGGTAAAGAAGAGGAAGAAGCAATCGCAAGAGCGCTCGATAACGCCGGTATTATTACGTTGAATCCTCGCACTAAAGATATTACGTCCATTTCCAGAAAATGGCGTTCAGGGCTCA encodes:
- a CDS encoding Dam family site-specific DNA-(adenine-N6)-methyltransferase, which codes for MADNLIPLEAIPEHSSQARPLLKWAGGKTQLLPELLERMPTDYGKYIEPFFGGGALFFASRPQRAIIGDINPELINLYNAVKDDVHSVIEALKLHRNDEDYFYTVRAQNWEELPSTVAAARTIFLNRTCFNGLYRVNRSGQFNVPYGRYKNPKIVDEHNLYEVSSALQGAEIIQGTYEDILQANAEPGDFVFLDPPYLPTSKYSDFKRYTKEQFYEEDHLQLAQEIKRLHELGCFVILTNSNHPLVHQLFDGFHIDVVQTKRSISAKASSRYGEDVIVTIPPKRKVNLEACREPLDKQTLAFPSTRYMGSKKKLLSDIWAVAEQFDYENVVDLFSGSGVVSYMFKAKGKSVLANDYMAFSANSAKALIENSEVILPLDKACRLVETDFKTDGFVSETFHDLYYSDEDNAFIDSMRAGIKTIKNPYERSIAMAALIRACLKKRPRGIFTYVGMRYDDGRKDLQMSFQEHFLRAVQEINSAIFDNGKQSLSRRGDAMTVRAVPNSLTYIDPPYYSLRSDNEYVRRYHFVEGLARDWKGVEIQESTQTKKFKSYPTPFASRKGAYDAFDRLFHQHRNSILLVSYSSNSLPTLDEMVEIMSKHKRNVEVLPINYKYSFGNQHARVGNNRNSVQEYLFVGY